CCGATGATGGATAACAGCTTCAAGCTGGTGCGCGACGCTCTGGGCAGTATCCCGGGCGCCAAGTTCTACTTCGACGGGGACCGCAAGGGCGACCCGTCGTGGGATTACCGCGTCAAGCTGATGCGCGGCATCCCCAACATGACCGAATTCAACATCGTCAACTGGGTCAACGGTGGTGCGCACATCGACTTCTCGCCCATCTCGCCCACGCGCGGCGAGGACGCGGTCAAGCAATACGAGATGATCAAGACCCGCGCCCATGAGTACGGTTTCGATTACATCGGCGAGTTCGCAGTCGGCTGGCGCGACATGCACCACGTATTCCAGCTGATTTTCAACCGCAGCGACGAGGCCGAGAGGAAGCGCGCGCACGAATTGTTCGGCGTGTTGATAGACGAGGCAGCCAAGGCCGGTTACGGCGAGTACCGCACGCACCTGGCATTCATGGATCAGATCGCCGGCACCTACGACTGGAACGACGGCGCACTCTGGAAACTGCATCACCGACTCAAGGATGCACTGGATCCGAATGGCATCCTGTCGCCCGGCAAGATGGGCATCTGGCCCAAACACATGCGGGAGGAAAAAGCATGATCCGGCGCACGCTCGGACTTATCCTGCTGGTGGCAAGCGTCGGCGTTACCGCCTCCGAAACTGCAGCCGACGGCATCGATGCCCGCCCGCGCAGCGGCGAAAAATCCTGGCAGCTGTTCTGCGAAGGCTGCCACAAACCCGGCACCGAGGGCCCCGGCACGCGCGTGCTTGCAGACCGCCTCGGCTGGGACAAGGCGCCGCTGAAAGGTCGCCAGGATCTGGACCCGACCTACGTCAAACACGTGGTGCGCCGCGGCCTGATCGAAATGGCGCCGCTGCGACCAACCGACATCACCGATGAGGAACTGGACGCCCTCATCACCTATTTACGCCAACCCTGAGTACGAAAGGATTCGCATGAACGCTCCGCAATCACACACCCCCGTCACGCTGGACCACTGGATCGGCGGAGCCGCTGTCGCCCCGTC
The window above is part of the Immundisolibacter sp. genome. Proteins encoded here:
- a CDS encoding cytochrome c: MIRRTLGLILLVASVGVTASETAADGIDARPRSGEKSWQLFCEGCHKPGTEGPGTRVLADRLGWDKAPLKGRQDLDPTYVKHVVRRGLIEMAPLRPTDITDEELDALITYLRQP